A window of the Streptomyces sp. JB150 genome harbors these coding sequences:
- a CDS encoding DUF6233 domain-containing protein, translated as MDDLPPDLPRLRTLETWLVYTLDRVRRQIADAERREAERQRGLTARPAPPDWLLELGLNRDAPPVQVHVGGCWNAGKRTCGIGRDDALRALADGVKACSACRPDSELGFLDG; from the coding sequence GTGGACGACCTGCCGCCTGACCTGCCGCGCCTCCGCACGCTGGAGACGTGGCTCGTCTACACCCTCGACCGGGTGCGGCGGCAGATCGCGGACGCCGAGCGGCGGGAGGCGGAGCGGCAGCGCGGCCTCACTGCCCGGCCGGCGCCGCCCGACTGGCTGCTGGAGCTGGGCCTGAACCGCGACGCGCCGCCCGTGCAGGTGCACGTCGGTGGCTGCTGGAACGCCGGGAAGCGCACCTGCGGTATCGGCCGGGACGACGCGCTGCGCGCTCTCGCCGACGGGGTGAAGGCGTGCAGCGCCTGCCGGCCTGACTCGGAGCTGGGGTTCCTCGACGGCTAG
- a CDS encoding tyrosine-type recombinase/integrase: MTEAHFPAPRHPDATPAAYDAATLAVLHAMEEAAEKHLDAIRPHNTKRGYANDWALWEEFHDWLAERTRQALPLTAVTKGTLVGFVVWLDTIKLAAPNSIDRRITGVTVTARNEHGVEVPKAATVAARQALKPLKNDPERQARGRGKAAAATPEQLRQMNAAVAGGLTGLRDRALWLMAFAIAGRSAEVATLRADTIVHVSQGLEVHVPAVKGRPPRDVVVHYGKNPDTCPVRAWLTWRAAAGISSGPAFLPITVHGRLGDRALSPEAVREIIARNAERAGLSVRLTGHSMRAGFITTSRRAGKREEKIREQSGHAENSPAFWGYIREADKWTDAASEDIGL; this comes from the coding sequence ACTGAGGCTCATTTCCCTGCACCGCGCCACCCGGACGCCACCCCCGCCGCATACGACGCTGCGACGCTCGCCGTCCTGCACGCCATGGAAGAGGCAGCCGAGAAGCACCTCGACGCCATCCGCCCCCACAACACCAAGCGCGGGTACGCCAACGACTGGGCACTCTGGGAGGAGTTCCACGACTGGCTCGCCGAACGGACCAGGCAGGCGTTGCCGCTGACCGCCGTCACCAAGGGCACGCTCGTCGGGTTCGTCGTCTGGCTCGACACCATCAAGCTCGCCGCGCCGAACTCCATCGACCGCCGCATCACCGGCGTCACCGTAACGGCGCGGAACGAGCACGGGGTAGAGGTGCCCAAGGCCGCCACCGTCGCCGCCCGGCAGGCACTCAAGCCGCTGAAGAACGACCCCGAACGGCAAGCGCGCGGACGAGGCAAGGCCGCCGCCGCCACCCCCGAGCAGCTCCGCCAGATGAACGCCGCCGTCGCCGGCGGACTCACCGGACTCCGCGACCGCGCCCTCTGGCTCATGGCCTTCGCCATCGCCGGACGCTCCGCCGAAGTCGCCACCCTCCGAGCCGACACCATCGTCCACGTCAGCCAGGGCCTGGAGGTCCACGTCCCCGCCGTGAAGGGCCGACCGCCCCGGGACGTCGTCGTCCACTACGGAAAGAACCCCGACACCTGCCCCGTCCGCGCCTGGCTCACCTGGCGCGCCGCCGCCGGCATCAGCTCGGGGCCTGCCTTCCTGCCCATCACCGTCCACGGCCGCCTCGGTGATCGAGCCCTCTCCCCGGAAGCCGTGCGCGAGATCATCGCCCGCAACGCCGAACGCGCCGGACTCTCCGTCCGCCTCACCGGCCACTCGATGCGGGCCGGATTCATCACCACCTCTCGACGCGCAGGCAAGCGGGAGGAGAAGATCCGGGAACAGTCCGGCCACGCCGAGAACAGCCCCGCCTTCTGGGGCTACATCCGCGAAGCCGACAAGTGGACCGACGCAGCATCGGAGGACATCGGCCTATGA
- a CDS encoding Ku protein has product MPRTIWSGAISFGLVTVPINVVSATENHSIQFHQYHLEDLGRVRYKKVCELEDREVHQSEIGKGYELTKTQVIPITDEDLSNLPLPTARAIEIEAFVPLESIDPIRIGEGYYLQPKEQVAAKPYKLLVQALGRSSKVAVAKYAWSGRERLGLLRVKDDVLVLHSMRWPDEIRDPAELLPPAVEVGDDEVDAALQLMDSLTVDELEGDEFRDRYTEAIAQIIEAKREHREPPAIPEPEQPAQIVDLMAALQESVSKAKASRGEDAEVHELPKKTTKKQPAKKTAAKKTAKRPRSA; this is encoded by the coding sequence ATGCCCCGCACCATCTGGTCCGGCGCCATCTCGTTCGGCCTGGTCACCGTGCCGATCAACGTGGTCAGCGCCACCGAGAACCACAGCATCCAGTTCCACCAGTACCACCTCGAGGACTTGGGCCGCGTCCGCTACAAGAAGGTGTGCGAGCTGGAGGACCGCGAGGTCCACCAGTCCGAGATCGGCAAGGGCTACGAGCTCACCAAGACCCAGGTCATCCCGATCACGGACGAAGACCTCAGCAACCTTCCCCTGCCCACCGCCCGCGCGATCGAGATCGAGGCCTTCGTGCCGCTGGAATCGATCGACCCGATCCGCATCGGCGAGGGCTACTACCTCCAGCCGAAAGAACAGGTCGCCGCCAAGCCGTACAAGCTCCTCGTCCAGGCCCTCGGCCGCTCCTCCAAGGTCGCCGTCGCCAAATACGCCTGGTCCGGGCGGGAGCGTCTCGGGCTGCTCCGTGTGAAGGACGACGTCCTGGTGCTGCACTCGATGCGCTGGCCCGACGAGATCCGCGACCCCGCCGAGCTGCTACCTCCGGCGGTCGAGGTGGGCGACGACGAGGTCGACGCCGCCCTGCAGCTGATGGACAGCCTCACCGTCGACGAGCTGGAGGGCGACGAGTTCCGCGACCGGTACACCGAGGCCATCGCCCAGATCATCGAGGCCAAGCGGGAACACCGCGAACCGCCGGCCATTCCGGAGCCGGAGCAGCCGGCGCAGATCGTCGACCTCATGGCCGCCCTCCAGGAGTCCGTCAGCAAGGCAAAGGCGTCCCGAGGCGAGGACGCCGAGGTCCACGAGCTGCCGAAGAAGACGACGAAGAAGCAGCCCGCCAAGAAGACCGCGGCAAAGAAGACGGCGAAGCGGCCCCGAAGCGCCTAG